The Alkaliphilus flagellatus genome includes a window with the following:
- a CDS encoding sigma-54-dependent transcriptional regulator, producing the protein MRPFRVLLVDDEEKFITLLQQRLTRKGYSVEVSNCSLKALNIIEETEFDVALFDIMMSGMDGLELLEKAKKIQPNLEIIMLTGYATVDTAIEAMKKGAYDYLTKPIKPIELELILQKAIDRKKLQEYSSNLIETIQRTNRKREIIGNSDVIINLKYMINRVSDSPLPVLILGESGTGKELVANALHYSSCRAHHPFVPINASAIPNQLLESELFGHVKGAFTGAQVNKKGLVELANEGTLFLDEIGDMEASLQVKLLRFLDTGEFRPVGGTVTKKTNVRVVAATNINLEQAIEEGRFREDLYYRLSVVTLSVPPLRERGRDALLLAEHFLRQSNTKKKLSKETEIFLLNYNFPGNVRELANLIERGILLSKGKELMPQDFFAGEVYGKNNVKSLALEDIEKEHIGQVLEKTGWNKTEAAKILKIGLRTLYRKIDEYELRQ; encoded by the coding sequence ATGAGACCATTTAGGGTTTTACTAGTAGATGATGAAGAAAAATTTATTACATTATTACAACAAAGGCTAACTAGAAAAGGTTACTCAGTAGAGGTTTCTAATTGTAGTTTAAAAGCACTAAATATTATTGAGGAGACTGAATTTGATGTGGCTCTGTTTGACATAATGATGAGTGGCATGGATGGACTGGAGTTATTAGAAAAGGCTAAGAAAATTCAGCCTAATCTGGAAATAATTATGCTTACTGGCTATGCAACTGTAGATACTGCGATTGAAGCAATGAAAAAGGGTGCTTATGATTACTTAACAAAACCAATTAAGCCTATTGAACTGGAGCTAATTTTACAAAAGGCAATAGATAGGAAGAAATTGCAGGAGTATAGTAGCAACCTAATTGAAACTATTCAAAGAACAAATAGAAAACGTGAGATAATAGGGAATAGCGATGTTATTATTAATTTGAAATATATGATTAACAGGGTATCTGATAGTCCATTGCCAGTTCTTATTTTAGGTGAAAGTGGTACTGGGAAAGAGCTGGTTGCCAATGCTTTACATTATAGTAGTTGCCGTGCCCATCACCCCTTTGTACCTATAAATGCCAGTGCTATTCCTAATCAATTATTGGAAAGTGAACTATTTGGACATGTAAAGGGAGCTTTTACTGGTGCTCAGGTGAATAAGAAAGGGTTAGTTGAATTAGCAAATGAGGGGACTTTATTCTTAGATGAAATTGGAGATATGGAGGCTTCTCTACAGGTTAAGTTGTTGAGGTTTCTAGATACAGGAGAATTTAGACCAGTAGGTGGAACGGTAACAAAAAAGACAAATGTAAGGGTTGTAGCCGCAACTAATATTAATTTAGAACAAGCGATAGAAGAGGGGCGATTTCGAGAAGATTTATATTATAGATTGAGTGTTGTAACATTAAGCGTTCCTCCACTACGGGAGAGAGGGCGAGATGCCTTATTATTAGCTGAACATTTCTTAAGGCAGAGTAATACTAAGAAAAAGTTAAGTAAAGAAACAGAGATATTTTTATTGAACTATAATTTTCCTGGTAATGTAAGGGAGTTAGCAAATTTGATTGAGAGAGGAATTCTACTATCAAAGGGAAAAGAGTTAATGCCTCAGGATTTTTTCGCTGGAGAAGTTTATGGTAAAAATAATGTTAAAAGTCTAGCTTTAGAGGATATAGAGAAGGAACATATAGGTCAAGTTCTTGAGAAAACAGGATGGAATAAAACTGAAGCAGCAAAAATATTAAAGATTGGATTAAGAACCTTATATAGGAAAATTGACGAATATGAACTACGACAATAA